In the Hermetia illucens chromosome 1, iHerIll2.2.curated.20191125, whole genome shotgun sequence genome, gattgcggagccaaccgcaagccacttctcctcggactccagcatctcagtaaccaagctctccggggtcccgctcctgcccagcacctggtttaagctccttctctccatcgcaaatcgtgggcagtgaaacatcacatgctctggatcctccggtatgccatcgcatctgggacagttcggagaatcatccaacccaaagcggtgcagatactgcctgtagcaaccaccgtgccccgtgaggaactgggtaatgtggtagttggtctccccatgttttcgctcaagccacaccctaatgttgggaatgagcctgtgcgtccacggacctttcgcagactcgacccatctgcgttgccagagatcaagcgactctgacattgccgcatttctacgctgtgcatgcccctctatATGTCTTGcactgtacaggacactcatttctttggccagaaagtcaaccgggatcatgcctgccaccaccaatactgcctcatctgatgtggttctaaaagcactgcaaaccctcaaagccatccgccggtaaaccgagttcacttgCTTCCGTCTCGGAGAGTTTGCaaacgcctctgcccacacaggcgacgagtagagcaggatggagcgcaccaccttcggcaatgtttcggcccacgaatatttggcaacatttttgcaagtgccgtggtggcactgactgccttttggcatgcatactctaggtgttccctaaaactcaatttggtgtcaattattacccccaggtatttgatagccggctttgatacgaccgtatgtccaccgacctccacttttatagtgttatttttcctgtgtttcgttattaagaccgcttccgttttcgcgtccaccaaggtcagcccggccttttctagccaggactttaccgctctcactgtttctgttgcgtaaacctccacatcttctgggtgttttgctgcaacaaccacagctagcgGACAATCGTAggcccctctgggacgggaagagcaagcaccccattatacatgatattccacaacaggggaccaagcacCGATCCATGTGGTACCccagctgtgacaatgtactctttggggccctcatccgtcccgaaccagagagtcctctctgagaggtagttttccaccaaattcgctaagtatccggggacacctatgtcagccaacgcccctttaattctattccagttggccgagttgaatgcgtttttggcatccaacgccaccacggcacagcagccgccagaaatcagtgcaccttttgccaggtttaccaccatgttaattgcgtccaccgtagagtgggcgcgtcggaaaccaaactggcgttccgacaaaccattgctggcttcgacgatgggcaggagtctgttgtagatgactctctccatcatcttccccattgtatccaacaggcagataggacgataagacgctgggtttccaggtggcttgccaggtttcggaagcaacaccaacttttgctttttccactgggcagagaatgttccttcttttaggcacgcctcgaaggtgttggcgaaaatatgtacatatatgctaatgaagctttggggtagtgtctaattgagATAGATAcacatatttgtacattaaaccagcggtattcaatatacgtactgtatatgtaAACATGTATGCTTTTGCACACGAAGTAAGTCGCAATAATgtgtacgattaatttatatatgtgcatatattcgGTAATAGGAATCGTAAATTTCGGAAGCGCTTCATATTCAAAAGTGCTTCTCGAGCAGCATTAGTATGCTTGCTTTCAGTTCTTCTCTGAGGTGAAATTGATGTGCTTCTCTTCCATATCCCAATATGCTTCTTAGGAAGCACTTATTTAGTGGCGCATAAAAGGAACGCTTCCTGGCAATGATACGCAATGGTAAAAAGTATATGAAGCGGAAGCGCAAAAGAATCGTTCTATGATGCTATGGAAGCGTTCTAATTGTGCTTCTGGAGCGCTGCTTTTCCTATTGGgacgtttgtttgtttagggtgaattagggaaaattactttgaaaaaatatgggggatatttttgcttttagccatatacgaatggaaaattgtgcgtataaagttcctcacataagatgaacacaaaacctttctacccgcaggtccagtttccggtatcccgactggtttgattttgatatttgtGGACATCCCTGTACATTCTGTGGTGAGAGCGATGAAACTACATATTCTAGGACAATGTCCGGCGCTTAGTAGTAGGAAACATCCTAAAATTCCTCTCGATTATTGAATTGATCGACATATTATAGTTAGTAGGCATACTATAACCATCAAATTAGCGTAGTAGTTCTTTAGCACGCAGTGCAACTTCCTAAGATAATAATACTAtcacatattattattatcaagccCGGGGAGACAGTTGTCCCAAAACTTCATTATGAAGGCCAGTTGAAGCGAAGTAAGGAATTTGAAGGAAGCCTTGTTGAATACTGAAGTTCAGCTAAGTCCCGGGATCATGCATTTAACTTCATCAACACTAACTGACGTCAGACAAAAACTTCAATTTCCATCGTTGATGAATAATTATGAAAGATGAATTTGAGAAAATACAGTTCGTTTGATCAAAGAGTGAATAAGAGAACACGTGAATTATTAATTAGTGAGGTATTCAGGTTTCAGCATGTGATATTTGAGTTTATTTGTATatctattaaaatttcaaacaaatcgtGCTATTTTAAGGTAATAtatccattttcattttcagcagCGAATACTTTGGTTACAATAAGTCATTTTTAATTCTAACTGAgaagagaaaaatattttaagctACGCGAGCGAAATAATGGAGTAGTTTGTTTCAGAAATTCGATTATAAAATATATAGGACATAAACTTGGTTACGCAACTTAAAACGAACGAATAAAGTGGAATCCAGTCAAGCGTTCCTGTTCCTTAAGATCCTTTGGCTCATCGTCCTTCCGTTTATTCATAATCGACGATCTTCTCGTCATTGATTTCAGCACTTTCCTGTGGCAACATCTTTCCACGAGTTGGCTAAAACATCATTTGGTTAGTTAGTCTTTACAGTTTTGCTAAGTGGGTGAATATTATTTAATATTGTCAAAAGACCCTTTTAAACCTTACCTTTGGATGCATAAGTACGAATGGAAGCTCAGCACATAGTTCTCCACCCAAAGCGCCAAGGAAAAGCTTGACTTTGACGGCATAGGAGACAATTATTCCAAACGCATCGCGGCATTCCGGAGCAGAGAGTCTGTGGCGGGGTGAAAAATGACCATTGATACTTTATATGCACATTAATATTACTCATTTGCTTACAGGGTAGTTGAAGCTAAGAAAGTCTCACGCCTCTTTGGATCGCCTTCAACTGCAATTCCAAACCGATTTTGATTAGGAATTAGATTCGGCTGCAAGTAGACAACCTTTTGGACACTGGATCCGGGTTGGATTGGGCATCCCTCAGTAGTTTCCATGGACGAGATAGTGTGCCGGAATTGTCCGCTTTGGAAGAGGACAACATCGACTCCTTGCTGCACCATTGCCTTAATCTTCTTCACAATTTTATTGGAGTTATTGCGAATGCAAATATTAACAGCAATCTTATCCCCATGGTGGTACAGTTGCTTGTCCAAGGTCACTTCCAGCTCCAGTTCGCCAGGAGAGAGCAAGAAGTCCTTTCGCACAATGGTGCATGGTTGTACTCCTTGCTTTGTTGGGGCGTACTGTACTTTGCGGACACCCAGAGCCACTGAGCTTCGTCGATGGTTGCGATCGAGTTCCGAATCACCAGCAAATACCTACCACACGGGAAAGCAACGTCACTATTTATAGGAGACATTGTAGGGCTTTATTGTTACCTTGACAAAGTATTGAATACCGCAAGGCTGGCTTTCATCACCAGCTTTCTGCTGCAAGGTAATTGAAGCTGGGGAGTTTGGCGGCATAGTGAGGAGGAAGGGGAAGGCGTTCGGTCCGAGCTTCTTGAGAAGACGCTCCTGCATTTTGGTCATTACTACGTCAGACTTTTCCTGAGGATAAATTTGCTGCGATGCAAGGGTTAGTTCTTTTTGGAAGTTGAGTCCCATGGTTTCGTCTTCTTCTCGGCCATatcggaagtggcaaatgaGTTGGGCATAAATTTTGCGGTTGTTTCGAACGTAGTCGTCATTGAGGACAACAAGACCATCTATAAATTGAAACAAATATTTATCGTTTCTTCAGAGGACACATTTCAGTTTAAAGACATCTTGAAATCTGGGGTAACAAGAAGTCACTTGACTTTTATTTGGTTAATAAAATTCGTTAGAAAGGAAACTTTGCATGTCAAGTTTGAATTGTTTACTTGAACAAATGAAAGTTCAATCTATTTACGCACTAGCAAGTTCTCAGATTTATCCTTCCACATTGTAAGAACTTAAGATTTAAAGATAAACAGTCACAGGTCATACCGACTGGCTCCACAGTAGTAATGGAGTCGATGAAGTCCCGTTTGCCCATATAGAGGGTAACCTTGCCATTAGGCGAGCACTTCTTGTATACTTTGAAGTTAACAACCATTTTAAATAAACTATGAAACTGGGCACACTATTATACACTTAGAACTTGCGCTTGCTGGTCACAAGGATTCCTTTTTATTCCgttacgaaaatgttgcgtcgAGGTTGGGTTTGTCGCTTAGCAGGCCGAGAGATCGTTTGCGCTTGTTTCGCAGCACAGGGTGCTTTTATAGCGGCGTACTAAACTTATCCAATTAGCCTCCATTGCAAGTCATTAGCACCGGAGAGGCTTCTCGTATATTTGAAATCAATAATGGTCTTTCGACGGAAATAAACTGCTAAATCGATAATTTGTCACTAGAATAGCGAAAGGCAATTGGAAAATATGCAATTCGGGCGAAACACGGTTGAGGTGATAATAACATTGTCTTTGAGGGCGCGAGTGGAGCTCATATTACGTGGCATTTATACCTTCTAAGTAACACCACTTGATGGCCCTAGATTAATGCATTGCGAACTTACATATTTGCAGCTTTCGGATGAACTCTTGCAGTTCTggttttcaatttgtttatattatttccaagtttcCGTTCATGTTACTTTATGTGGGAATTCTTTCATTTTGAAAACCCGATAGTTGGTCGCCACGAAACTTTGAGTTCGATTAAATTAGCCAAATCACATAGTCGTAAGAGCAAGGTCTAGGCCAACGAGGTTTGTATGTGTGTCCGTATTTGCCCCAGTTATAGATATCGCTTTTGCATTGAAACATACGAGATATACATTCGTATAGGTTTTCCTAATTAATAATCCTGCCTCCTAATGAACAATGAGAGATTAAACTAAAATTTCATCTTAGTTGTTTGCTTAGCTTAGCTGCTTCAGTTGATAAAAAGGTTTTTGCTTCGGAACCTTTTCGATGTAATCCTAATAAATAACAGTATTTATAccagcttatatttctaaatgaaCAGAGATGTAGGTAGGTGCGGGCTCACTGAGTATAGAGAGTTACAGTAAGTGTATTTGGTTAAAAGGAATCTTCTAGGACTAgagattaaaaagaaaaactttttaCAGTAACATGTTGAACATAGTCTATCAATTTGAGTTCGGTGAAAAATCACTCGAATATCCTCGTGAATTTCGTGAATTCGTCCCGTAGTTATCTGGCATGTCATCCTTTTGTATCACAAATATTACCTCTTTAAGCTATCCGGGCGGGGGCAacctcacccatatggattgAGTGACATAGCCTATTGAACTTGGTTTTAGCCACAACTAAACGGTTGTGTTATTCATCCTattgcagggggccaaaaattcttgtgttgtacagtaagaggtttgaccctatggtgaggcgtttcagATGGGACAGTTTTCGTAAGTTGAAATAGATTCTGTTGACTGCAACATTTTCATTTCTGCTGCCGTTTTATTTTGGGTCATACTCATGTATATTGTTTAATGTGACTACCAATGTTATTGGTGCACTTCGAAAAATTGTTCTAGGAGGAAGGAGCTTGAAGGTTTCGAGACTGGCTAGTTTAGCCAGCCGTACTAAATTTCAAttgccgtgtaaagttttaccttggctttggtattggaggctgccttgaaatcgatgaaaagatggtatcaCTTATGGTCATTTTCCAACAGTGATTGTCACAggagaatctgatctgttactgatttgcttaGAGTGGAGCCTCGTCGCTAATatgctgggcgtatgggactagctaaatagtggagaatatcttacaggttGTACTTCTTTAACTATGTTATAccttataattgttgcactaagTGATATCTTTTTacgattttgtataaaacaaaatcttattaaaatcggtttactgtctgtctgtctgccacacgtatttttctagGAAactgttatagcgattgagggggaggggtatacatttttttcaccaaatatagttatgtgggatatCATAGGAAAGTTCTTGGTTAGTATTTtgcgaagccggtattagttttgacatttgcttgaAAGGTGAGAAGTGCGGGGGTAGAAATTGATCACTTATTTCAtgggtccattctcagaaactacccaaacgaaaaatctgaaatccatgtcgatatctgttcaaataaagtcaacaatagtatattactataatttttagtaattgactgcaaaaccccccttaggttcatcctggaatcattaaattttgcagctatgtaggctataatatagagcatagtcctaccagtttggtggaaatagcactattactagcaaaggtCCAAGTTgttgcttccttgcaaattcaagacttataTCATGCgatagtggatattctcacataatatatgcatatattacgtgctaggtactactgcgacaaatgcacactcgcattttattataaaagaaatacacaaaaccttttatacctgaagcgtccagctcccggtttcccgattgTTTATAATGTATGGGGCATTGATTTGTCGTCCCGAACCTTGACCATAAATTAATGAATTGCTTGGTGTGGTtgatcgtctccatatttaaacaaattAGGCTGTAGTTCCATCCACTCCTGGTGATGCATAGTTCCGAAACCGATGAATTACGCGGACTGCTTCTTCCATGCTTTGGGGCCCGGAACGCTTTTTTCCTACACCTTTCTGGACTTTTTAGTTTTCCCAAGCTGTGAAATTCTTTCTTCGCTCGACGTAGTCCGTAGTAAGTCTGAAGGTGTGATGGTGCTCTTTAAGATTGCTTCATTGCTTGAtatacagcattctttcgttccgatGC is a window encoding:
- the LOC119646769 gene encoding phosrestin-2-like, producing the protein MVVNFKVYKKCSPNGKVTLYMGKRDFIDSITTVEPVDGLVVLNDDYVRNNRKIYAQLICHFRYGREEDETMGLNFQKELTLASQQIYPQEKSDVVMTKMQERLLKKLGPNAFPFLLTMPPNSPASITLQQKAGDESQPCGIQYFVKVFAGDSELDRNHRRSSVALGVRKVQYAPTKQGVQPCTIVRKDFLLSPGELELEVTLDKQLYHHGDKIAVNICIRNNSNKIVKKIKAMVQQGVDVVLFQSGQFRHTISSMETTEGCPIQPGSSVQKVVYLQPNLIPNQNRFGIAVEGDPKRRETFLASTTLLSAPECRDAFGIIVSYAVKVKLFLGALGGELCAELPFVLMHPKPTRGKMLPQESAEINDEKIVDYE